In a single window of the Thermoanaerobacter uzonensis DSM 18761 genome:
- the cas5 gene encoding CRISPR-associated protein Cas5, giving the protein MRLLTFHLQGKAAHFRRYHSNSSALTYSIPPRTTIIGMIAGLLGFERDSYYELFSLDKCNITVAIKSPIKKLVQKMNLLKIEGINDFNGSKGVHTQTPTEIIFPQNLRNGYIDYQVWFYHKDKSIMEDFRKLIAGGNDFYITKGISLSLGGAQYLGWLRYEGEIEGEEKNYEASIPISSVIPIKYINDIEIGRDSYNKYFFVKEDIPLEFDKDRRLTETGKGNMLINLFSHPIKATVTKYMELSNNEYITWME; this is encoded by the coding sequence ATGAGACTTTTAACTTTTCATCTGCAAGGTAAGGCAGCTCATTTTCGCAGATATCATTCAAATTCTTCTGCACTAACTTATTCTATCCCTCCTCGCACAACGATAATAGGCATGATAGCAGGTCTTTTAGGATTTGAAAGAGATTCGTATTATGAACTCTTTTCACTTGATAAATGTAATATTACGGTAGCGATAAAAAGTCCTATAAAAAAATTAGTGCAAAAGATGAACTTACTAAAAATAGAAGGAATAAATGATTTTAATGGCTCTAAAGGAGTTCATACTCAAACGCCAACAGAGATAATTTTTCCACAAAATTTAAGGAATGGATATATAGACTATCAGGTTTGGTTTTATCATAAAGATAAAAGTATTATGGAGGACTTTAGAAAGCTTATAGCTGGTGGAAATGATTTTTATATTACAAAGGGAATTTCTCTATCACTTGGAGGAGCCCAATATTTAGGTTGGCTAAGGTATGAAGGAGAAATTGAAGGGGAAGAAAAAAATTATGAGGCCAGTATTCCCATTAGTTCTGTGATTCCAATAAAGTATATTAATGACATCGAAATCGGGAGAGATAGCTATAATAAATATTTCTTTGTAAAAGAAGATATTCCTCTTGAATTTGATAAAGATAGACGTTTAACAGAAACAGGAAAAGGAAACATGCTTATAAATTTATTTTCACATCCCATTAAAGCGACAGTTACAAAATATATGGAATTAAGTAATAATGAATATATAACATGGATGGAATAA
- a CDS encoding TM1802 family CRISPR-associated protein: MNLPLITAAIGAQFRDDIDVLDSRIKSIKLEEDEKDRAYNIFMTFNLDEDKLLFDDPLLYNERHTREFKYFGNNSGSSLQTYVVREVKALYYLLAEVWMDLYKALEKENMNNSELYQLLKELEENKFVFLKEKKGKMCINFKKLILPQDIEIEIKSDDKKKILVKDKKDEKDQTMNYENFIKYIRGEGKSKYKYVLVVPRIIKDGNEIIVSKHPDYIELIKRLNKIGEGTSDNSIETVETAQKRVCYICGNSKVGVSSSKTSKFSRSGINKFFTITTKNSARFLESTIDNYDDVYSFCDECYQNLLIGEKVIEEKFKGNIAGESAYILPESMMGEFNFNYISKIKEHVDFAFNVNDSLNWLKSVEAEAIIDQKNPYVVNFIIYRTDGRSVELLDAFEDIPFSRFVKLNELFKEKVKKIKPHLEYFSLSSIYHIIPVRKVKVNQKEKQIDIGRVLTLYKSILSDYQVERETIYSYASEALDKGIRQLSKGKIDNYENLQLTKYIGKTDFFIKTIIMSYIVLMKVLQELKIVDKYFFKNRQFWEGEKLMDEKKEFLLAQVEQIEVFLEQQGFTDEEKALFYLGTLLYRVALAQFIKEHKTKPILKKIQFQGMNINEVLRLYEDIIEKLRQYDKMTLFAENLINRFHNYFGPLRKRWPLSDQANVFYIMAGYAYMVGQKTPDIN, from the coding sequence ATGAATTTGCCTTTAATTACTGCAGCAATTGGTGCACAGTTTAGAGACGATATAGATGTTCTCGATTCTCGCATCAAATCTATAAAGCTAGAAGAAGACGAGAAAGATAGAGCTTATAACATTTTTATGACCTTTAATTTGGATGAGGATAAACTACTATTTGATGATCCTCTACTCTATAATGAAAGACATACTAGGGAATTTAAGTATTTTGGCAACAATTCAGGTTCTTCGTTACAAACTTATGTAGTTAGGGAAGTAAAGGCATTGTATTACCTTTTGGCTGAAGTATGGATGGATTTATATAAGGCATTAGAAAAAGAAAATATGAATAATAGTGAATTATATCAATTATTAAAAGAGCTAGAGGAAAATAAATTTGTTTTTTTAAAAGAAAAGAAAGGGAAAATGTGTATAAATTTTAAGAAACTAATTCTGCCACAAGATATAGAAATAGAAATTAAAAGCGACGATAAGAAAAAAATTTTAGTTAAGGACAAAAAAGACGAAAAGGACCAAACAATGAATTATGAAAATTTCATTAAATATATAAGAGGCGAAGGAAAGAGCAAATATAAATATGTTTTAGTAGTGCCACGCATAATAAAAGATGGCAACGAAATAATAGTTTCTAAACATCCTGATTATATTGAGTTAATTAAACGCTTAAATAAAATTGGCGAAGGAACATCAGATAACTCTATTGAGACTGTTGAAACAGCACAAAAACGCGTTTGTTATATTTGTGGGAACAGCAAAGTTGGGGTATCAAGTTCTAAAACGTCAAAGTTTTCTAGAAGTGGGATAAATAAATTTTTTACTATTACGACCAAAAATTCCGCTCGATTTCTTGAAAGTACTATTGACAATTATGATGATGTGTATTCATTTTGCGACGAATGTTATCAAAATTTACTTATTGGTGAAAAGGTAATAGAAGAGAAATTTAAAGGAAATATTGCTGGAGAAAGTGCTTATATACTTCCTGAAAGTATGATGGGAGAGTTTAATTTTAATTATATTTCTAAAATTAAAGAGCATGTTGATTTTGCTTTTAACGTCAACGATTCTTTAAATTGGTTAAAAAGTGTAGAGGCAGAAGCTATAATAGATCAGAAAAATCCTTACGTAGTAAATTTTATCATATATCGTACAGATGGAAGATCTGTTGAACTTTTAGATGCTTTTGAAGATATTCCTTTTTCTCGCTTTGTTAAACTAAATGAGTTATTTAAAGAAAAAGTAAAAAAAATCAAACCACATCTTGAGTACTTTTCATTGAGTAGTATTTATCACATTATACCTGTTAGGAAAGTAAAAGTAAATCAAAAAGAAAAACAAATTGACATTGGGAGAGTACTTACTCTTTATAAATCTATTTTATCTGATTATCAGGTAGAAAGAGAAACTATTTATAGTTATGCATCTGAAGCATTAGATAAGGGGATACGGCAACTATCCAAAGGTAAAATTGACAATTATGAAAACTTGCAATTAACGAAATACATAGGTAAGACGGATTTTTTTATCAAAACTATAATTATGAGTTATATAGTGCTTATGAAAGTTTTACAAGAACTTAAAATAGTTGATAAATACTTTTTTAAAAACCGACAATTTTGGGAAGGTGAGAAATTAATGGATGAAAAAAAAGAATTTCTTTTGGCACAAGTAGAACAAATAGAAGTTTTTTTAGAACAGCAAGGATTTACAGATGAAGAAAAAGCTCTATTTTACCTAGGAACTCTTCTTTATAGAGTAGCTTTAGCACAATTTATAAAAGAGCACAAAACAAAACCTATACTCAAAAAAATCCAATTTCAAGGGATGAACATAAATGAGGTATTAAGGTTGTATGAAGATATAATAGAAAAATTAAGACAGTATGATAAAATGACTTTATTTGCCGAAAATTTAATAAACCGTTTTCATAATTATTTTGGACCTCTTAGAAAGAGATGGCCTCTTAGTGACCAGGCCAATGTATTCTATATTATGGCTGGCTATGCATACATGGTAGGGCAGAAGACACCAGATATAAATTAA
- the cas6 gene encoding CRISPR-associated endoribonuclease Cas6, producing MRITLEFVGEKNLVLPIHYNYVVQGFLYDLMGDSDFAAFLHDEGFQYEKRKFKLFTFSRIEGEFKILTDSKGQKKISIKSPFKFTVASPLDEFIFDISKNALKKEYCHFNGQKFILNSLNIDNPPVFKNKARIKFISPVVMYTTLKDGDIKYTYYYSPWDEKFSPLLLNNLLKKYELVYNVKAKDPYFKLYPLSEKEDRRYSKMIKYKNVYVKGWMGIYDVESSPELLELAYYTGLGAKNSQGFGCFEIVG from the coding sequence ATGAGAATTACTTTGGAATTTGTGGGAGAAAAAAATTTAGTATTGCCAATTCATTATAATTATGTAGTTCAAGGCTTTTTGTATGACCTAATGGGAGATAGTGATTTTGCAGCTTTTTTACATGATGAAGGGTTTCAATATGAAAAAAGAAAGTTTAAATTATTTACTTTTTCAAGAATTGAAGGAGAGTTCAAAATTTTAACAGACTCTAAAGGGCAGAAAAAAATAAGCATAAAATCTCCTTTTAAATTTACTGTTGCCTCTCCTTTAGATGAATTTATATTTGATATTTCAAAAAATGCGTTAAAGAAGGAGTATTGCCATTTTAATGGTCAAAAATTTATTTTGAATTCACTCAATATAGACAATCCTCCTGTTTTTAAAAATAAAGCAAGGATAAAATTTATTTCTCCAGTTGTGATGTATACTACTTTAAAAGATGGTGACATAAAGTATACTTATTATTACTCACCTTGGGATGAAAAATTTTCTCCCCTTTTACTTAATAATCTGCTTAAAAAATATGAATTAGTCTATAATGTAAAAGCGAAAGATCCATACTTTAAGCTTTATCCTTTATCAGAAAAGGAAGACAGAAGATATTCAAAGATGATTAAATACAAAAATGTTTATGTGAAAGGATGGATGGGTATATACGACGTAGAAAGCAGTCCTGAATTATTAGAACTTGCTTACTATACAGGTTTGGGTGCAAAAAACTCCCAAGGATTTGGGTGTTTTGAGATAGTTGGGTGA